In Lathyrus oleraceus cultivar Zhongwan6 chromosome 2, CAAS_Psat_ZW6_1.0, whole genome shotgun sequence, the DNA window AAGGTTGTACAAACATCGCCTTGTTGAAAAATCAACAGTCTCCGGCAAAGGTGCCcaaaacttgatgacttctcggcaagtaTATCGATAATGTCaaagtaataaaaagatcgaatccacagGGACTGCCTTCAAGTaagacaaaatgtgtgcaatGTATAAAAACTGGTAAAAATTGGGGGTTTTTCAAGTTTTAGTGAGAAAAGTAAATAAACGAGTACACGGAATCACGAAAGTAGTCAGATTGTGTTTTAAAATCCCTTATTCCTCCATTGTTGATGATTAATGCCTTGTATGAATGATCTTATTACTATAACCCCATGAtgaattaacaaaaccgttatagtcgatccctcacgaaataactcactaaccattACTCGGAGCTTTCTATCCATCATCGTTCAGTGTAGGCAGGGTTAGGTGATGTATAGGATGTTAATTCCTTATGCCAGTACTTGGGGTCTCCTATTCCTATTTAACCAGCATAAGTACAATAAtttccctaggtccaacacatagagTAATTGTCAGTATTCCTTATGTGCCCAAAATCttattaaaagagtatctcacataaaaagtattaagaacaataagcaattgaatgacattatagataaaaaggttcatacaaagtcaaattaacatagaatccaacaatattaaaataggttcatcataacacaacctaatCTAGAGgaacttagctactcataattcaaaTAAAAATACCATAACTGATTGATGAAAATAACATATGAATTCCCTTGAAGTAATGAactccaatggcttcaaatgctctaaaaTCACCCTTTGTGTCTCAAAATCGTGCTTTTCTCTCTCCAAATCataacccttgtgaaagtgcagAAAATCCCCTTTTATTGACTTCAGAATGGACCAGAACATGTCAGAAAAGCCCAGAAAAAGTGACTATCACGCGCGTCATAACTTGCATCGCACGCAATGCAACTTTTATAGCCCTATCGTGCGTGTGATGTTGTGCGATGGTGCATGTGATTATTTCTAAAGACGCATCctttttgctcctttttcactCAATATTCAACCTTAGCTATTTTTTCCTTattctttggtctttcttcttcattttttctCATCTTTCACTTATTTTGCTCTGATTCTTCGACTGAATTTATGCAATGACAGAATGTCATCAGGTACCAACTCAACAAAAGGTTCCTCGTTTGACCGGGTCCCGCACCCAACCTCAAGCCCCAGAGCTCCAAGCCATAACACCGAGCTTGGGAAAAGTCACAAAATCTTGCACCGAACTTGTGAGCTCATCTCTTTCACAACAACAATGACATATGATGCATGTCATTAAAGTCAATGAAATTCAACAACAACTAACACGTTTAAGGTCCACATACCGCAAACAACATgcattaacaacaacattataATCCCACACCGAATTATTATTTCACAGCTACAACAAAAGTGCATAATCAATCATCACGAAATCATCATAAAATATGCATAACTCATCATAACCACATGTTCAGCAACATCCAAACTACTCCTATCATTCAACGATTATTTCATAACTTCGATCAAATATGTTTGATCATCAACTCAAATcacaacaacatcaaacaatGACTAACAGTAGCCAAACAACcaaaaaaactcaaaaaaatcATATTCTGCACTCCAATACAAGCAAAACAACCAATTATGCAAGTTACAGGTACATCACGACCATGGGCATCATGGCCATGACGCCCGTCATGGACATTAAAAATGTCAAAACACGTTTTCAGCAATGGAGATCAATGAAAACTTCCATTTATTCACTCTCAGCCATCAAAATCAACCAAAAATAATACATACATGACATATATTCATCCATAACATATTATTTTCATGGTTTATCACATTTAATCCATCAATCCCTCCAAATCATATTCACCCTAAAATcttaaaaaccctaaaaaatggTGGAAAACATCAATAtctcaaaacagaaaataatacACATATATGCACATAAAATTCATCATTTAAAAACATCCAATAACATCACAACATTATTGAAATTCAGAATTTATCAAATTCAATTGCTCTATTGGAGGTTAAGGACTCCGCATTCTACCCCTCATGCATTATGcccattattgaatcaattctcCCCTTACCTTATATTCTCCAGCAAAAATCTTCAAAGCTCTTTCAATTGATGTTCTTCCTATGCCCTAACCCTTGGCTCTTCCTCTTTCCACTAAATTATGTTCTGACATAGAAACTCTCACAACTCTTCACTAACCTTTTTATTAGTAACATAATCCCTCTCAAATAGTGACTTTCAACATTACTCTCACTTAcctaccccccccccccccccaattcACCAAAATGTCCTTCTgaaatgtatctcctcaactgagacacgTGAAACAAatcatgaagattagcaagcGACGGTGGTAAGGTAATCCGATAGGCCACCTCTTATATCCTTTGCAAAATCTGGTATGGGCCAATGAAACGCAGCGCAAGCTTCTAAGACTTTAAAGCTCGACCAATACcagttatcatgataactctcAAAAACATGTGATCTCTCTCTTGGAACTTAAATGTCTTCCTCCTtttatcatggtaactcttctgccgactctgagaagctttcatcttctcttgaataACTTTGATTTTCTCTGTTGTCTATTAGATAATCTAAGGTAAAATCACAACACTCTCTCCTGACTCATACGAACACAAAGGTGTCatacacctcctaccatacaatgcctCAAATGGTGTCATTCTAATACTTGAATGGTAACtgttgttgtaggtaaactcaatcaacggtaaaaAAAATATCCCAAGCACCTCCGTATTCTAGCACATAAGCCGTCAACAAGTCTTCTAAGGACTGGATAGTCCTTTCTGTCTAACCATTTGTCTCCGGGTGATAAGCAAAACTCGAATGTAGCTTCGTACCCAAATCATTATACAAAATCCCCCAGAACCTCGTTGTAAACCTTGAATCTCTATAAGATACAATACTGGATGGAATCCCATGAAAAGTGACAACCTtttcaatatacaactctgcTAGCCTCTCAAATGGATAATTAAGTCGAATCAGAATGAAATGATCCGATTTAGTCAACCTATCCATAATAACTCAAATAGTATTACAACTATTCACCGTTCTCAGTAAACCAGACATAAAGTCCATCAAAATAATGTTCCATTTCCACTCAGGAATAGATAACGACTGCATCAGACCCAACgacttctgatgttcaatctttgacttctgacaaaTCAAACAAGCATAAATGAACTCAACAATCTCcttcttcattcctggccaccaaaacaacttcttcaagtctttatacattttagtagcaccgGGATGAATTCTCAAGCCACTCTTGtgaccttcctcaagaatactcttcttgtgtTCATGCACATATGGTACACAAACTCTATCTTTGAATCTTATCACACTGTTCTCGTCAATTCTGAAGTCACCACCCTTACCTTGATTGATTAGCACATGTCAATCAACCAATTCCACGCCACTCTTCCGACCTCATATGATCTCTTTAAGAATACCACTTGCCAGTTTtaacatacccaacttcacatTATTAGGAGTTTCTTCACATACCAAACTCATGTCTCTGAATTGCTCGATCAACTCTAGCTCCTGAACCATAAGCATCGACATATGtaatgacttcctactcaatgcgTCAGCTACGACATTAGCTTTACTCGGATAATAACTGAagccaaaatcataatctttAATAAACTCGAGCCATCttctttgcctcatattcaatttaTTATGGTCAAATGGATACATCAAACTCTTATGATCACTCAACAACTAAAATATGGAGCCAAACAGATAATGTCTCCAAATCTTCAGCGCGAATACCATAGTTGCCAACTCAAGATCATACATAGGATGGTTACTTTCATGAAACCTCAACTTCCTAGAAGCGTAagccacaacctgaccattcTGGATCAACACACCTCTTAAACCCATCTTCGAGGCATGGCAATACACCACCAAGGACTCAATCGAATTCGGAAAAATCAATACTGGAGTCGACGTCAACTTTTTCTTAAGTTCTTGGAAACTCCCTTCACATTTATAATTCCAAACAAAAATCTGACCCTTCCTAGTTAGCTGAGTCAAGGACAAAGCTAACTTAGAAATCCTTCAATAAACTTccgataataaccagctaacgCAAGGAAACTTCGAACTTCAGTGACAGACTTCAAAGTCTCCCACTGTGTCACAACCTCTATCTTTGACAGGTCTACAACAATACCTCCAGTAGAGATTACGTGGCCCAGAAAACTCACTTCTCTTAATCAGAACTTGCACTTAGACAATTTAGCATAGGACTACTTCTCTTGTAAAATTTTCAACACAAATCTCAGATGATCTGCATGCTCTTCATCTGTCTTCAAATAAATCAGAATGTCATTGataaacaccaccacaaacttATCCAAATATTGATGAAAAgttctattcatatactccatgaacactccaggcgcattagacacaccgaacggtATTACCAAATACTCGTAATGACCATACTATGAATCTGATAATACCCAAAACTCAAGTCAACTTTACTGAAAACACACGCATCTACTAACTGAcccatcaaatcatcaatccttagaagtggatacttgttcttgatAGTCACTTTGTTCAACAGATAATAATCGACACACAGATGCATACTACCATCTTTCTTATTTACTAACAGAACGGGCGCACCCCACGATGAAACGCCCAGTCGCACAAATTTCTTCTCAAGCAAATCCTCAAGTTGTTTCTTCAGTTCACTCAACTCTGAAGCGGACATCCTATATGAAGCCATCAAAATAGGACTAGTGTCAGGTACTAAGTTTATAGTAAACTCTACCTCACACTCTGGCGAAAAATCACTAATATAGTCAGGGAACACATCTAGAAAATTACAAACAATAGGTAGATTGCCAGTTACTCCTTTACCATTTACATCGAAAGAAGCTAACATCATAAGCACAAGAGCAACTTCCTTTACAGACTGATTCACTTGCTTAGCAGATACAAACAAATCTTCCCCTCCCACGAACTCTGGAAACATCACCATTTTGGCATAGTAGTTAATATGAACGCGGTTGAACTTCAAACAGTTCATCCCAAGGATAACATCCACTTGTACTAACGGAAGACAAACCAAatctatcccaaaatctctatCAAAAATACACAGcggacaattcaaacaaatcGAAGATTTAGTTACCGAACCCATAGCAGGGGTATCAATAACCATACTCTCACCCATAGATGACAGCTCAAGATTCAACCTCCCTACACAATATAAACAAATGAATGAATGTGTCGCACCTGTATCGATAATAGCAACTAAAGGAATATTATTAATAAAGCATGTACCTCTGATTAATCAGTCCTCACTGGTAGTCACTGAGCCAGACAAAGAAAAAACCTTTCCTCTATACTTTTCCTGCTTAGGCTTCTAACATCGAGTGCTAATATGACCATGTTCTCCACAATTATAGCAAGTCAAAATAGTACTCCAACACTTGCTAACTTGATGACATGGCTTCTTACACTTGAGTAAATTCTCATTGGCACTCATACACTCATAAAGCATCAGTGATAACACGACCATTTCTTCCAGTCATATCTCTGCATGTAGGCAACTACATTAGAAGAAACAAAACATTGACAATGCACACACATTAATCAACATCTCATGGACTGGGCAATATACAAAACCTGGCCGGATAGACCGACCTTCTCTAATACCACTTTGTAACACCCTAGTTTCCCCCACATAATATAACAAAAAAATCAAGATTATATCACATATGCACATTATCATGTCATGCATCTCAAATCACAACTTACTTTGTGACACTTATAACTTAAAATAAAATATCCAACACCTGTCATCGtatgctcaccttcacttagggtatcataATAGCGAAGGTTATCAAATAAGCATGCTTCACAATCATATAAGTatcataaaaatattttattaaaactaAAGCAATGTGGTAAATGTCTCTGCAAATCAACACGAGTATCAAAATGTTAAGAGTATAACATCTAACTCTCTAATTAACATAAAACGAAAATAAAAAGCATTGTTCGCCACATCCaatgttacatatcagagcaACGTAATTCTAAGAATGcaaaacaaaaaagaaaaagaaaaaagcGAAACATCACAATCTCATCGTCTAGCTCTACGCAACTATTCGGTTACCTGTTTATTTGTACTCCGAAGAGGAGCACAGGCCACAAGAATAATAGTggggtgagaattcaaatcaaTAAATTAAGAAACATAAACTGCAAGGTAGAACATATACAACTACACATATTTCACACCAATCACACAATCACATTCTCACACCCAACTCAGCATCATACACAATCATGATTAGCATACAACTCATTATGCAATGTGACTCAACTATGTGACTCGAtgcatatgcatgtggtacctgaaggagaatagcgatccaaaacacagcggaaattaaaaaatttctcctttagtgatccttacgaatgggcatgatcagtgatagaatcattacctcttgtggcgattgaaacctttaatgcagatctaaggagtgatcacgaacgttgaatggtgacaacgcctctactcagtccacatgaacggattccttcaatctcagtgctagctgttacgaatgaaggctttgagtgagagagagagagagagagagagagagagagagagagaaacgaaatttcaactGCACGAATACTTTTGCACAAGGGatctatttatagaaccacttgtctgggctgcaagctaaaaagtccacttaagtgtatgtggcccatatcttatgatatgtaaaaatcacttaagcgcgtggtaccttaccatatttcatattctacttaagtacattgtcacttacgatgttctacaattcacttaagttcaccgtaccttacggtgttccttatttactctatctatcatcaatccatccttttgtgtgtgaccctgtaggttttcgtaacattagcaattatattaaatcacatatttaacataataaacagtgagcggtatctagcaacacatcacttctacctaagacacgaaaatgtcatgtgatctgacaaatccttttgtgataatacttatgtgtataattacccttttgcccatatgtctatattgaacacaaggcatggactgtgtcatccttgtccagttcaacATTTTATCCTATTAcgcgggatgggcaaattccatctaggtcactcatgtccctcagcatgcttcatggagtacccatcaactgtctttatggtcatctagttacgggcaatgtttgatcaacaataaagcactcggctctacatctagggtccatagtggtttcaggtcgaagggtggtatacacaactatcaccatgagaataacttatgacactttgcataacattctatatggtattcttatagcaggtcaatccagtatatatattactcctaatattcatacttatgtttaagacttgataactccttatccatgatccgTGAGATTTaatcatcagtctatatacataatagtcttaatgctttaatgttatccaACTTCACAACAAAactcgactatggatacttttagaatagtgtccttatgtttaatggggTCACATGATTAAGTCGCatttgatacattaaacagactatctattctaggaactttattaaacaaacataataaagaaaaagccttttattattaataaataattcgatacaagtaccaaaagtattggcctctagggcttatacCAAAAATCTCCCACTAGCCCTAGAGCCAAccaggcatacccctaatgccatagatctagtatggccatcagGCTTCTGTTGTGtaagaggctttgttagtggatcaacaatattgtcaagtgtaggtactttgcatattttcacatctcctctatctattatctctcgaatgaggtgataacgcctaagtatgtgtttggatcgttggtgagatctaggctccttagcttgtatgatagcaccattgttatcacaatagagacgaatgggatccacaatgctaggaactataCCAAGTTCACcaatgaactttttgatccaaacaacttccttttCTGCACTTGAGGCAAtaatatactcggcctcggttgtagaatgAGCAACggtatcttgctttgaacttttccagctcacaacgccaccatttaagcaaaatacataaccaaattgcgaactaaagtcatccttatctgtctggaagctagcatcagtgtatccaattgcagaaagctcttcctgacctccatatataAAAAATGAGTCCTCAGTCCTTCTAAAATAgttaaggatattcttgacagctacccaatgagcatcaccgggatcagattggtacctactcattgcacttaaagcatacgagacatctggtcgagtacataacatggcatacatgatatatcctattgcagatgcatatggaatcttattcatgcgatccctttcttccttagttgaaggggattgtgtttttgatagatACAGGCTGTGTtgcataagtatgaatcctttcttggaatcatgcatattaaagcgtcttggcactttgtctatgtatgtactatgacttaggccaagcaatttttatgatttatctctatagatcctgattcttaatatataggatgcttcacccaggtccttcatagaaaagcatttccccaaccaagagTTTACTTattgtagggtagggacatcgtttccaatgagtaatatgtcatctacatataataccaggaagatgATCATACTCCCACTAAacttcttgtagacacaaggctcatcttcattattgatgaatccatattgttttacggtttcatcaaaatgaagattccagcttctggaagcttgcttcaatccatagattgatctttgtaacgtacatatcttttgggcttcttctggtatgtcaaatccttcaggttgtgtcatgtacacatcctcaagaagattcccattaagaAAGGCAGTTTTGACATtcatcttccatatttcataatcatgatatgcaacgatagcaagtaaaatccgaacagatttaagcattgcaactggtgaaaaggtttcatcatagtcaatcccatgaatttgtttatatccttttgcaaccagtcttaccttataggtatgtaccttaccatccatgccagtcttctttttgaagacccacttgcatcctatagggttaactcctacaggaggctctaccaatgtccaaacctggtttgtgtacatggaatccatttcagatttcatggcttctagccac includes these proteins:
- the LOC127123861 gene encoding uncharacterized protein LOC127123861, translated to MGESMVIDTPAMGSVTKSSICLNCPLCIFDRDFGIDLVCLPLVQVDVILGMNCLKFNRVHINYYAKMVMFPEFVGGEDLFVSAKQVNQSVKEVALVLMMLASFDVNGKGVTGNLPIVCNFLDVFPDYISDFSPECEVEFTINLVPDTSPILMASYRMSASELSELKKQLEDLLEKKFVRLGVSSWGAPVLLVNKKDGSMHLCVDYYLLNKVTIKNKYPLLRIDDLMGQLVDACVFSKVDLSFGYYQIHSMVITSIW